Proteins encoded in a region of the Saccharomyces eubayanus strain FM1318 chromosome V, whole genome shotgun sequence genome:
- the LSM4 gene encoding U6 snRNA complex subunit LSM4, with translation MLPLYLLTNAKGQQMQIELKNGEIIQGTLTNVDNWMNLTLSGVTEYSEESLVSGEDSADSSKAVKLNEIYVRGTFIKFIKLQDNIIDKVKQQINSNNNSNNNGPGQKRYYNNRDSNNNNRNNYNRRGNNNNSNNNRRPYSQHRQFNNNSNNNNNNNAINSNPNMNSGLGGSVQHNFNASSPQNVEF, from the coding sequence ATGCTACctttatatcttttaaCGAATGCAAAGGGACAACAGATGCAGATAGAGCTGAAAAATGGCGAAATCATACAGGGTACATTGACCAATGTAGATAACTGGATGAATTTGACTCTATCTGGCGTAACCGAATATAGTGAAGAAAGCCTAGTCAGTGGCGAAGATAGTGCTGACAGTAGTAAGGCTGTGAAACTGAATGAAATTTATGTCAGAGGAACCTTCATTAAATTCATCAAGTTGCAAGATAATATAATTGATAAAGTTAAGCAGCAAATTAATTCCAACAACAATTCAAACAACAACGGTCCCGGTCAAAAAAGATACTATAATAATAGAGATtcaaacaataacaatagaaATAACTACAACAGAAGaggtaataataacaacagtAACAATAACCGCCGCCCATACTCCCAGCATCGTCaattcaacaacaacagcaacaacaacaacaacaacaatgcCATCAATAGCAATCCAAATATGAACAGCGGTTTAGGTGGATCCGTTCAACATAATTTCAACGCCTCTTCTCCGCAAAACGTCGAATTTTAA
- the TMN3 gene encoding Tmn3p gives MRVRPKRWVMMLMAVTVVILIFRNQFYSSRTRQQNQEPLSAQNNPYYDGWITPNLYKKGDPLELIVNKVESDLTQLPYAYYDLPFTCPPTMHKKPLHLSLNEIIRGDRKWESDYILAFGEDNACQTLCARKTTKEGMQSLDKLVREGYVVQWLIDDTLPAATTFISTTDHKKYYASGFPLGFVDPDTGKTYLHNHVMLVIRFHAGNNDQNTIVGFEVYPRSVSDYHCPGASKNYEQYEIVVPEDENELTFLPFTYSVYWREEFEVDWNHRWDYFLNSGELSNEKSVQFHWMSFANSMGIVLSISFITIVIYIQVMHRDKKNTDSTKYLINIEGIEVDNLEDDKYGKNSIYMVTKDWIQNGKPNLSGLKVLIVLVSFGVQFLFTVIGSLTISCSMNKLHNVRNSVITMAILCFVLGAFMASFVGTRLSIVTKRRSIDVNYLDDSKNFKNCNKFSPVFAIICGSSLPGLVMVSTFLLNSIVWAHDSTNALPFRTIVFFISVYFIVCIPLSLFGGTVANNIPLPRHWLSGITNDEICGNGSRLFVPKSRTRFNPLVYCGIYLCGLFPFLVIYVELQYVYKSVWLEKTTFYYFYGFLFLNIILLCVLTMEISIIGSYLLMRFCFEDKEVRNNWRWKCFEMGFSGGVYMELYSLYYIFAVLNIHGFSSILISICYSLLFNIMCGLGLGGLSYLTASWFINKIYHLKVSR, from the coding sequence atgaGAGTAAGACCAAAAAGGTGGGTCATGATGCTTATGGCCGTAACAGTCGTGATACTCATCTTCCGAAATCAGTTCTATTCATCCCGAACGCGACAGCAGAATCAAGAGCCCTTGTCTGCCCAAAACAATCCTTATTATGACGGGTGGATAACACCGAATCTCTATAAAAAGGGCGATCCCTTGGAACTAATTGTAAATAAGGTGGAATCCGACTTGACCCAATTACCATACGCGTACTATGACTTGCCGTTTACTTGTCCTCCAACTATGCATAAGAAACCACTTCACTTATCCCTAAATGAGATAATAAGAGGAGATAGGAAATGGGAAAGCGATTATATTCTCGCATTTGGTGAAGACAACGCTTGCCAAACCCTATGCGCCCGAAAAACTACCAAAGAGGGTATGCAGTCATTAGATAAGCTGGTCAGAGAGGGTTACGTCGTACAATGGCTGATTGATGACACGCTACCAGCAGCCACTACGTTCATCTCCACTACGGATCATAAAAAATACTATGCGTCCGGGTTTCCATTAGGTTTCGTGGATCCCGATACTGGCAAAACGTATTTGCATAACCACGTAATGCTAGTGATTCGTTTCCATGCTGGCAATAATGATCAAAATACCATTGTAGGGTTTGAAGTATATCCAAGGTCCGTATCTGATTATCACTGTCCTGGGGCCTCGAAAAATTACGAACAGTACGAAATTGTGGTCCCtgaagacgaaaatgaaCTTACTTTTCTACCATTTACTTATTCTGTATATTGGAGGGAAGAATTCGAAGTTGATTGGAATCACAGGTGGGactattttttgaattcaggCGAGTTGTCCAACGAGAAGAGTGTTCAATTCCATTGGATGAGTTTTGCCAACTCAATGGGGATTGTATTGTCCATTTCATTTATTACCATTGTCATTTACATCCAAGTCATGCATAGGGATAAGAAAAACACGGATTCCACCAAATATCTGATAAACATAGAAGGTATTGAAGTCGATAACTTGGAAGACGACAAATATGGCAAGAACTCTATTTATATGGTAACCAAGGATTGGATACAAAACGGTAAGCCGAATCTGTCTGGTTTAAAAGTATTAATCGTACTAGTCTCGTTTGGTGTacaatttttgtttactgTAATAGGATCATTGACAATATCTTGTTCAATGAACAAACTACATAACGTTAGGAATAGCGTGATTACTATGGCTATATTGTGTTTTGTCCTTGGCGCATTCATGGCGTCTTTCGTCGGAACAAGATTGAGCATAgtaacaaaaagaagaagcattGATGTCAACTATCTTGATGATAgcaaaaacttcaaaaattgtaaTAAGTTTAGCCCCGTTTTTGCCATAATTTGCGGGTCCAGTTTACCAGGATTGGTGATGGTAAGCACATTTTTACTAAACAGTATTGTTTGGGCACATGACTCTACAAATGCGCTACCATTCAGGACCATTGTGTTTTTCATCAGCGTCTATTTTATTGTCTGTATACCCCTAAGTTTATTTGGTGGTACAGTAGCTAATAATATACCGCTACCTCGACACTGGTTGAGCGGAATTACTAATGACGAAATTTGTGGAAATGGTAGTAGATTATTCGTACCGAAATCACGCACCAGATTCAACCCACTGGTATATTGCGGCATTTATCTATGTGGTCTATTTCCCTTCTTAGTGATTTACGTTGAATTGCAATATGTTTACAAATCCGTTTGGCTAGAAAAGACTACATTCTACTATTTTTATggatttttgtttttaaataTCATACTGTTGTGTGTGCTTACTATGGAAATATCGATTATCGGAAGTTACTTATTAATGAGATTCTGCTTCGAAGACAAAGAAGTCCGTAACAATTGGAGATGGAAGTGTTTTGAGATGGGCTTTAGCGGTGGGGTGTATATGGAATTATACTCTCTCTACTACATTTTCGCGGTACTGAATATCCATGGTTTTTCATCTATTCTAATCTCCATTTGTTATAGTCTACTCTTCAACATAATGTGCGGTCTGGGACTGGGCGGACTGAGCTACTTAACGGCTTCGTGGTTTATCAATAAGATTTACCATTTGAAAGTCAGCAGATAA
- the BOI2 gene encoding Boi2p, which translates to MSSERETPALSQLNTSVGENKDASQTLSPEYDNKGSISGREGGNFPTYIAINEYYKRMEDELDMKPGDKIKVITDDEIYKDGWYFGRNLRTNEEGLYPVVFTQKITVDRTPTLMRAKSTKRVYSPLAHEDPLLSSTFINENDSTSELPTPQPIETAASISRNTNGKLDRNLSLKNTMSDIDNALREFNEGSEGAPDRSIASSRDEAHSITHETILSTTDGLDVIEANNKPTTSGSTKPLSNSMGTQATFINGIDTTKLNPVEAEMWTPEEITAYFIMEGYDVQSASRFQKHKISGRILLELELVHLKELDINSFGTRFEIFKEIEKIKEAIRTNGHSFNRVSKANNNTNSYNQLMPPANVDQRVSYRGHVRKTSQSLDDLPSQQNFTATPQGNRNSSTGKHRPKSLVLDTQEGDSSATPKIQIPQVVEEIASNEYLFVSPRRAPKPPSYPSPAQPPKSPLLSNRKASPSPTQLHSWQSPSSSYSDSKKNLYTDQSSSNSNSNSRFALSKNNQGNGRPLSPIPPSTLKAISNSADKTKDTNTVSANRNSVLYSGYAVDSFNRKSSYSSGEEEHFQETMDTLERPTSSIYADGSTIASMSNARPIQDNEKKKKPTRHSSLLSSKSKGDPKRNSSLKRSSSASRTSSFRKSTFMLSPFRQQFTENAARSSPSPEKNSMASTPLSPTDNKSSKDKSKARSVSAKDAIHEDFTEVVKDDKNKRSVSEAVKGETLKGKSLRQMTTRPLAKKKQTSAFVEGLRNIGVKEAMKNADFSGWMSKKGSGAMSTWKTRFFTLHGTRLSYFSSTTDTRERGLIDVTAHRVIPAKEDDKLVSLYAASTGKGRYCFKLLPPQPGSKKGLTFTQPRTHYFAMESKEEMRGWMAALIKTTIDIDTSVPVISSYTTPTVSLSKAQEMLAEAREETKIREQQILENEEDEDQLLWDQQQQQQHHQDGNQSQADRTISASTQRTSDEDNTISTPNLSSATNTTIGSNGFSSPFLLASGMLSPGLARNNSMRGPDKKNKLVTEEDYFGQNFEHKGGKI; encoded by the coding sequence ATGAGCAGTGAAAGAGAAACACCTGCTCTCTCACAGCTCAATACGTCTGTTGGTGAGAACAAAGATGCGTCCCAAACTCTGTCACCGGAGTATGATAATAAAGGGAGTATAAGCGGGCGTGAGGGTGGCAATTTTCCCACGTACATTGCCATCAACGAGTATTATAAGCGAATGGAAGATGAACTAGATATGAAACCTGGTGACAAGATCAAAGTGATAACTGACGATGAAATATACAAAGATGGCTGGTATTTTGGACGTAATCTGAGAACCAACGAAGAAGGGTTATATCCAGTTGTATTCACCCAAAAGATAACGGTGGATAGGACCCCAACGCTAATGAGAGCCAAGTCTACCAAGAGAGTGTATAGCCCATTGGCACACGAAGATCCTCTTCTCTCTAGCACGTTTATCAATGAAAACGACTCCACCAGTGAATTACCCACTCCACAACCGATTGAAACTGCTGCCTCcatttcaagaaatactAATGGCAAACTTGACAGAAACCTGtccttgaaaaatacaatgaGTGATATAGATAATGCCTTACGGGAGTTTAATGAAGGCTCCGAGGGCGCTCCGGATCGCTCTATCGCTTCAAGCAGGGACGAAGCTCATAGCATAACTCATGAAACAATTTTATCTACGACCGATGGGCTGGACGTGATCGAAGCGAACAACAAGCCAACAACCAGCGGATCTACTAAGCCTTTAAGCAACAGTATGGGCACACAAGCTACTTTCATTAATGGCATCGACACTACCAAACTGAACCCTGTTGAAGCGGAAATGTGGACACCTGAAGAAATAACAGCATATTTTATCATGGAAGGATATGATGTCCAATCCGCCTCTAGGTTTCAAAAACATAAGATATCAGGTAGAATTTTATTAGAACTAGAACTAGTCCATTTAAAAGAGCTAGATATAAATTCCTTTGGTACAAGATTTgagattttcaaagaaattgaaaaaatcaaagaggCAATTAGGACAAATGGTCACTCATTTAACAGAGTTAGCAAGGCTAATAATAACACTAACAGTTACAACCAATTGATGCCTCCTGCGAACGTCGACCAGAGGGTATCCTACAGGGGCCATGTCAGAAAAACTTCACAGTCGTTAGATGACCTTCCATCACAACAGAATTTTACTGCTACCCCTCAAGGTAACAgaaattcttcaacagGTAAACATAGACCGAAATCTTTAGTTCTTGATACTCAAGAAGGCGATTCCAGTGCTACTCCAAAAATTCAGATTCCTCAAGTtgtagaagaaattgctagTAATgaatatttgtttgtttcccCAAGAAGGGCACCCAAACCTCCATCTTATCCAAGCCCTGCACAACCTCCCAAGTCACCCCTCCTAAGTAATAGAAAGGCCTCACCGTCTCCCACCCAATTACATTCATGGCAATCACCAAGTTCATCTTACTCGgactcaaaaaaaaatttgtatACCGACCAATCTTCATCGAATTCTAATTCAAATTCCCGTTTTGCACTTTCCAAAAACAACCAAGGGAACGGGAGGCCATTGTCTCCTATTCCTCCCTCCACTCTTAaagcaatttcaaattctgcAGACAAAACGAAAGACACAAATACAGTATCTGCAAATAGAAATTCCGTTCTTTATTCAGGATATGCTGTTGACTCTTTCAACAGAAAATCTTCTTATTCCAGTGGTGAGGAAGAGCACTTCCAAGAAACGATGGATACACTCGAAAGACCCACATCCAGCATATACGCCGATGGGTCTACAATCGCATCAATGAGTAATGCTAGGCCAATACAAgacaatgaaaagaagaaaaaaccgACGAGACATTCTTCCTTgttatcttcaaaatccaaAGGTGATCCCAAAAGGAACTCCTCTTTAAAAAGAAGCAGTAGCGCATCAAGAACCAGTTCATTCAGAAAAAGCACTTTTATGCTAAGTCCCTTTAGACAACAGTTCACTGAAAATGCGGCTCGTTCTTCACCAAgtcctgaaaaaaattctatgGCTTCAACGCCACTATCCCCAACCGATAACAAATCTTCCAAGGACAAATCAAAAGCAAGATCTGTCAGCGCCAAAGACGCTATTCATGAGGATTTTACAGAAGTTGTAAAGGATGATAAAAACAAGAGGTCTGTTAGTGAGGCTGTCAAGGGTGAGACCCTCAAGGGAAAAAGTTTGCGCCAAATGACTACGAGACCtttggcaaagaaaaaacaaacatcGGCGTTTGTGGAAGGGCTAAGAAACATTGGCGTCAAAGAAGCAATGAAAAATGCAGACTTTTCAGGTTGGATGAGCAAGAAGGGAAGCGGCGCTATGAGTACTTGGAAGACGAGATTCTTCACACTGCATGGTACCAGATTATCCTATTTCAGTTCCACAACGGACACAAGAGAAAGGGGTCTTATTGACGTCACAGCGCACCGTGTTATACCCGCTAAGGAAGACGACAAACTGGTTTCATTATATGCTGCTAGTACAGGTAAAGGTCGATATTGTTTTAAACTACTACCTCCACAGCCAGGTTCGAAGAAAGGCTTAACATTTACACAGCCTCGCACTCATTACTTTGCGATGGAAAGTAAAGAGGAAATGAGGGGTTGGATGGCTGCATTGATCAAGACTACTATTGACATTGACACTTCAGTTCCAGTCATTAGTTCTTATACTACTCCAACGGTTTCCTTGAGCAAAGCACAAGAAATGCTAGCAGAAGCAAGAGAGGAGACCAAGATAAGAGAACAgcaaattttggaaaacgaagaagacgaggaCCAATTGTTATGGgatcaacaacaacagcaacaacatcatcaagaTGGTAACCAAAGTCAAGCTGACCGTACAATTTCTGCTTCCACCCAACGGACTTCCGATGAAGACAATACCATATCTACTCCAAATCTGTCCTCCGCTACCAATACAACCATTGGCTCAAATGGGTTTTCTAGTCCTTTCTTACTGGCTTCTGGGATGTTATCTCCTGGACTGGCTCGCAACAACAGTATGCGGGGGCCAGATAAGAAGAATAAACTCGTAACGGAGGAGGACTACTTCGGGCAAAATTTTGAACACAAGGGTGGCAAAATATAG
- the SPR6 gene encoding Spr6p, whose translation MVVSYLWQSYSSSNFQWIYPLHTGNCLQNAKSPFTAELLLKRKSDDIQDIQNSRMIELLLQGAYDTKRQQTYIQGYIPSRKKKTHIKKFLKKQKKSRKPVTLEQGCLSGPVTLRFGNFAGIRDLRGARCPLHGIKHGVHPKPGERCACQQATLFPSPLTKLSHDQSVALDWLGSSSRFLDNIADDFSSLYF comes from the coding sequence ATGGTTGTTTCATATTTATGGCAATCATACTCTTCCTCCAATTTCCAGTGGATTTACCCATTGCATACCGGTAACTGCCTTCAAAATGCAAAGTCTCCCTTTACCGCGGAACTATTGCTCAAGAGGAAAAGCGATGATATCCAGGATATCCAAAATAGCAGAATGATTGAGTTGCTACTGCAGGGCGCATATGATACGAAGAGACAGCAAACATATATACAGGGATACATTCCGAgcaggaagaaaaagactcacatcaagaaattcctaaagaagcagaaaaaatcaaggaAACCGGTCACGTTAGAACAAGGCTGCTTGTCCGGCCCCGTAACTCTGCGTTTCGGAAATTTTGCAGGAATTAGAGATTTGAGAGGTGCGAGATGTCCGCTCCACGGCATAAAACATGGCGTTCACCCCAAACCTGGAGAGAGATGTGCGTGTCAACAAGCCACTCTCTTCCCAAGCCCACTGACTAAACTCAGTCATGACCAGTCAGTTGCACTCGATTGGCTTGGGTCCTCTTCACGCTTTCTTGACAATATTGCCGATGATTTTTCATCCTTGTATTTTTGA
- the SLX8 gene encoding SUMO-targeted ubiquitin ligase complex subunit SLX8, protein MTSGPDNQGLEDENLRIKRARIEPIEHNGDEDESCLSSIDNGVAENREEDSEAAVEVVGERFFDNVSEDDDTSLFRALEEGSGNSTASAAPDITTRNDGRTADNGGSDANGNNAATTHDGEAHTVEVPSQTADPSSASLISQEIPPLIKSATNIKGRTVDLTAEAIDLDAEEQQVLEISDEDFQDENKTPPKEYGAAKDYRCPICFDPPETALMTLCGHVFCCSCLFQMVNSSRTCRQFGHCALCRSKVYLKDVRMIILRKKQVKKKAKS, encoded by the coding sequence ATGACAAGTGGGCCTGATAACCAAGGtttagaagatgaaaaccTACGAATCAAGAGGGCGAGAATAGAACCGATAGAGCATAACGGTGATGAGGATGAGAGCTGCTTATCAAGCATAGATAATGGGGTAGCAGAAAACCGTGAAGAAGACTCAGAAGCAGCAGTTGAAGTTGTCGGAGAAAGATTTTTCGATAATGTTTCCGAGGACGATGACACATCTCTGTTCAGGGCACTCGAAGAAGGCTCTGGTAACAGTACTGCAAGCGCCGCTCCGGACATTACCACCAGGAATGATGGGAGAACAGCAGATAACGGGGGATCGGATGCGAACGGCAATAATGCTGCCACAACACACGATGGGGAGGCGCATACAGTAGAAGTTCCTTCACAAACAGCAGACCCTTCAAGTGCTTCTCTCATCTCTCAAGAAATACCACCATTAATAAAATCTGCTACAAATATCAAGGGACGAACTGTCGACTTGACTGCAGAAGCCATAGACTTAGACGCCGAAGAGCAGCAAGTGTTGGAAATATCAGATGAGGATTTTCAAGACGAAAACAAAACGCCTCCCAAGGAATATGGTGCGGCCAAGGACTATCGGTGCCCGATTTGCTTCGATCCGCCAGAGACTGCTCTCATGACCTTATGTGGCCATGTATTTTGTTGTTCAtgcctttttcaaatggttAACAGTTCCAGAACCTGCAGGCAGTTCGGCCACTGTGCACTTTGCAGAAGTAAAGTGTATTTGAAAGACGTAAGGATGATAATACtaaggaaaaaacaagTCAAGAAGAAAGCGAAAAGCTAG
- the RPL23B gene encoding 60S ribosomal protein uL14, whose translation MSGNGAQGTKFRISLGLPVGAIMNCADNSGARNLYVIAVKGSGSRLNRLPAASLGDMVMATVKKGKPELRKKVMPAIVVRQAKSWRRRDGVFLYFEDNAGVIANPKGEMKGSAITGPVGKECADLWPRVASNSGVVV comes from the exons ATGTCAGGTAACGGTGCTCAAGGTACAAAATTCAGAATTTCT TTAGGTTTACCAGTCGGTGCCATCATGAACTGTGCTGACAACAGTGGTGCTAGAAACTTGTACGTCATTGCTGTCAAAGGTTCTGGTTCTAGATTAAACAGATTGCCAGCCGCCTCTTTAGGTGACATGGTTATGGCCACTGTTAAGAAAGGTAAGCCAGAATTGAGAAAGAAGGTTATGCCAGCTATTGTTGTCCGTCAAGCTAAGTCttggagaagaagagaCGGTGTCTTTTTGTACTTCGAAGACAATGCCGGTGTCATCGCCAACCCAAAGGGTGAAATGAAGGGTTCTGCCATCACCGGTCCAGTCGGTAAGGAATGTGCCGATTTGTGGCCAAGAGTTGCTTCAAACTCCGGTGTTGTTGtttaa
- the SHO1 gene encoding osmosensor SHO1 — MSVSSKIRPPPRKATRMATDHSFNMKNFYADPFAISSISLALVSWVIAIAGSISSASTKESFPRFTWWGIVYQFLVICSLILFYCFDLVDHYRIFLTTSIAVAFVYNTNSATNLVYADGSKKAAASAGIILLSIINLIWILYYGGDNASPTNRWIDSFSIKGIRPSPLENSLHRARRRGNRITTPYQNNVYNDAARDSGYATHFDGYPQQQPSHSHYVSSTALAGFENTQPNTSDAVNDHLNTLQQRINSTSNAKDANDDNNNQTANTNAGHTFDTDFSNGNTETTMGDTLGLYSDIGDDNFVYKAKALYPYDADGDDAYEISFEQNEILQVSDIEGRWWKARRANGETGIIPSNYVQLIDSPEEMHR, encoded by the coding sequence ATGTCGGTGTCATCCAAGATAAGACCCCCTCCTCGCAAGGCCACACGTATGGCCACTGACCATTCCTTCAATATGAAGAACTTCTATGCTGATCCGTTCGCTATATCTTCAATATCGTTGGCCCTCGTCTCATGGGTCATCGCCATTGCGGGTTCCATCTCTTCTGCATCCACTAAAGAGTCCTTCCCACGTTTCACTTGGTGGGGGATAGTCTATCAGTTTCTGGTCATTTGCTCGCTGATTCTGTTctattgttttgatttAGTCGATCATTACAGGATTTTCCTCACTACGTCTATCGCGGTGGCATTCGTATATAATACAAACAGTGCAACAAACTTGGTGTATGCAGATGGATCCAAGAAGGCTGCAGCTTCTGCCGGTATCATCTTACTATCAATCATAAACTTGATCTGGATTTTGTACTATGGTGGCGACAATGCTTCTCCAACTAACAGATGGATTGATTCGTTTTCCATCAAAGGTATCAGACCTTCCCCATTGGAGAATTCGCTTCACAGAGCTCGTCGTAGAGGTAATAGAATCACAACACCTTATCAAAATAATGTATATAATGATGCTGCCCGAGATTCAGGTTACGCGACACACTTTGATGGATATCCACAACAGCAACCATCACACTCACACTACGTATCGTCTACAGCATTAGCTGGCTTTGAGAATACCCAGCCCAATACATCGGATGCCGTGAATGATCATTTAAACACTTTACAACAACGTATCAACAGTACTAGTAACGCCAAAGATGCTAACgacgacaacaacaatcaaaCTGCAAATACTAATGCCGGTCATACGTTTGATACAGACTTCTCTAACGGTAACACGGAAACTACAATGGGTGACACTTTGGGGCTGTATAGCGATATAGGCGATGACAACTTTGTATACAAGGCAAAGGCGTTATATCCCTACGACGCAGATGGCGATGATGCTTACGAAATTTCATTCGAACAAAACGAAATTCTACAAGTCTCTGACATTGAAGGTAGGTGGTGGAAGGCAAGAAGAGCAAATGGTGAAACAGGAATTATTCCAAGTAATTATGTTCAGTTAATTGATAGCCCCGAAGAAATGCATCGTTGA